Sequence from the Phragmites australis chromosome 11, lpPhrAust1.1, whole genome shotgun sequence genome:
CCTTGGCTTGGCTCAACTCGTAGATCAACCCATGTCAAGATGTtaatctctattatataaagcTTAAGTTGGTTCGTACGTCACCACAACATCACTTCTCCTTTCCCACCCATCTGATAAAAAGCCTAAAAAAATCGGCCTGCCCACATGACTCCACTGCCACCTAAGGCTTTGTTTGGCAGCTGTGGAATACGTTCCAAGGGAGAATCAAACCACTAGGGGATTTAATTGATCCCCTCCCACCACCCAATCACCTCAGATGAGGAGAGTTTAATCCCTTGATTCCTAAGGTTCATTTGGAAAGTGCCTGGATCAGCATGGATTGCATCAGCCCAACATAGATTCATGCGTGTACTACACTACTACTTATAAATTGGAAACAATGCACTGTTCAAGAGTATTcaaaaaaatagtctaaaaatttataaataaagaaattcagaaaaaggaaaaaggaaaaaactaaacaaaccaaagaaaaacaggaaacaaaaatcaaagaaaatcagaaaaaccAACACATGTGTATACTTGAACACATGACAATACGTGAAATATTTATACATGACTTCAAGTAATGAATTTCATTAAGCCTAAATGTGATATGTATTACTTTAGCATCTGAAGTAGGTCAAAAGATAATAACTCTGCTTGATCCAAACATGATTACAGAATGCTAAATGTATGTTGAGTACAACATTTTGCTTCATCTTAAAATTTAACTCCATATTAATACATAAAGTTGCAAGCTAGTTCTCTCGTATGATAAATAACCTATGAAGATTTTTCtgaacaaattttttttcatttgaggtaatttagatatccaaattaTCGTTGTAAGTTTCAGATaggagagataaaaaaaattgcatatgctattagtatTACTAGTACTTATGTAGTGGGATGATAAGGACGTATCACATGAGCTGAGAGTTCCCGAGGTCAAGTGCCACGAACCGCATGTGCGTGTATTTTGcatgaaaaatcgtgtgactcgTGACTTGCGACGACGTAGCTGTGGGGGGAGGGGGTGCTTGGTCAggcaaaaaaattgattttttcgGGCCAAAAAATGTTGATTCGGAAACCGATTACCagaggcggtccgcttaaggaaccgcctgtggaaacctattacCACATACGgctccttaagtgaaccgtttCTGTAATAGGTTTCCACTGGCGGTAGCTTTTGCGCTTATGAAAATCGTCCATTTTCGCATGTCTTTGACCAGAGGCGGATGGCTAaatgcctgtgaaaataggttacCACCCACCTctgaaaacttttttttatagtgCCAGTGCTCCACGCACGTGCATACACACGCCGCCCACGCTTGCGGATGTCCGCGCCACGCGCGTCTGGGCCATCGTGCTGTGCAAGGCTATGCCATCGTTGTGGATAGCTAAATCTAATGTTGTTAGCTCGGGTCCAGACGGGGAGCACTGGATCAAGCCGCCAAAGGGGATGGCTGCACATGGAGGAGAgggggaagagagaggaaaaaggaGTGGACGGCATGACttgttggaaattaatcttgttttatggtAGGTTTAGTTTTGGTATGTAGGAGAGTTCATGTCAAAGTAGAGAGTTGGAATAGGATTAGAGTCCTAGTAGGAATAGGATTGCATCGGAGTAGGATTAGGAGTCTAGTATTTGACCCCTATATAATGAAGGGAGGGGGTACCCTATAATGTGCCCCGGAGAAGAGAGAGGTGCCGTGAGAAAAGAGTCGTGTTCGTGAGTTGTAACGTGTGCGTGTGTAAGAAATAAAATAGCAGCGTGTGTTGAGAAAaaatctcgttgttcttttgtgtgtttatGTTTTTCGTGGTTGTTCGATCCTGGTGAAAAAAggtaacaattggtatcagagcctgtcAAGATGTAGAAGCTGATGAGATTCGGAGGCCGGTGCTACGTCGCGGGTGTGCGGCATGAGCGCGACGTAGCTGCGTGGTGCGGCTCGCGAGGCCAGGCACGACTTATGCGTAGGTGGAGATCGACAGGGGAGTTGATGGCGTGGGTGATTCGGCGACTCGGACTTGATTCAGCGACATCTATACTGAAAAAagccaacaattggtatcagagcctgtcAAGATGTAGAAGCTGATGAGATTCGAAGGCCGGTGCTACGTCGCGGGTGTGCGGCGTGAGCGCGGCGTAGCTGCGTGGTGCGGCTCGCGAGGCCAGGCACGACTTATGCATAGGTGGAGATCGACATGGGAGTTGATGGCGTGGGTGATTCGGCGACTCGGACTCGATTCATCGGCATCTATGCGGTCGCGCTGTGAGTTGAACTGGAGTGCGAGAGTTCAACTCGGTTACGTTTGTGTGACCAGCTGCTGTTCAGGAGTCGTACTTGGTTGGCGGCGTTGGTGTCTGTTTTGGGATCGGGCGCCGGGTTCCGGATCGGTTGGTGGGGCCCAAGTTGGAGTGCTATACTGGAGGAATCGCGGGACGGGGCAGGAAGCGTGTCCGGTCCAGACTCTGTACTTGGCTTGTTGTGTGGGAGACGGTACAGGTCTTGCAGCAGGCAAGGCTGCTTGGTGGCTAGTTTGGGAGCGTGGTCTCGATGGGCTTGCATGCATGTTGTGCGGCTCTTGTGGCTTGTGGGGGCTCTTGTGCAGCCAAGTATGCTAGCAAGACGTGTGCAGCCTGTGGGAGCTGGTAGAGGCCTGCCTCGGTGTAATGTAGTGCGAAGCGTGTGATCTTGTGTCGAGGTGTGGTCATGCATGTAGTGCCCATGCATGTCCAAAGTGGTGTGTGGTGAGTGCAGGGTGAAAGAGGTGTGCTCTCCATCTTCGGATGATGAAGTAGTGTTCGTCGTCCTAAAACAAGTGTAGGGTGAAAGAGGTGTGCTCGCCATCCTAGGTTGATGAAGCAGTATTCATCATTATAAATCAAGTGTGCAAGGAGGCAGATAGGAGTGTGCTCGCCATCCTGAACTAAGTGCAAGTGCATTCGGGCTGATGAAGAAGTGTTCGTCATCCTGAATCGAGtgtgaagaaaacaagattaagggggagtgttggaaattaatcttgttttatggtAGATTTAGTTTTGGCATGTagaagagtccatatcaaagtAGAAAGTTGGAGTAGGATTAGAGTTCTAGTAGGAATAGGATTGCATCGGAGTAGGATGGGAGTCTAGTATTTGGCCTATATATAATGAAGGGATGAGTACCCTATAATGTGCCCCGGAAAAGAGAGAGGTGTCGTGAGAAAAGAGTCGTGTTCATGAGTTGTAACGTGTGCGTGTATGAGAAATAAAATAGTAGCGTGTGTTGAGAAAAAATATCGTcgttcttttgtgtgtttgtgttcttCGTGGTTGTTCGATCATAGTAAAAAGAGCCAACACGACTGCCGCTAGGTGTCGCCACCTCCTATCATTGTTGCCGCTGGGCAAGCGGCGGCAACAACAGCAAGCAAGGGCTGGGTGGTATGCCATTCTGCTAGGGTTTGGGGTAGCCCCTCATCACCCGCGAGATACCGCTGAGAGGTACAGGGGTACGTTTACCTGAATCCTGGCAGGTGGAGATGGCTGGATCGAGTGACAATGCTGAAAGGAATATCAGATGGGATAATGACAGATTCCTTGATCTTTGAACATGTTTGCATTTCTCCGCACATGAAGAATGAAAACAGCGTGTCTCAGAGCCCAAAGGGACTCGTTCCAGGGGAAAAGGGTGCGGTTCAAGAGAGTGGTGGATGCCTGCATGGTGATTGGAGCTGTCATAGtggctttcaaaaaaaaaaaaaatggctctGTCATAGAGGATCTTGGACGAGTGGATTGATAAGGACAAAGTGATAGTAGTATCTATCAAGCAAATGAGGTGGACTGATCCATAACTGCGATTTTACGTTCCGTGCAAGCAGCTCACGTTGTCAATGGATGGCCATCTACGTCCAGATTGTAGCTAATCCATGACTCCATGGCCTAATATGCTTGCTAACTATTCCCTCCGGTCCCAAATACAAATTTATTATAACATCAACAGGATCTtcaatataatatttttactaataatatctataaattatttcaatataatattttaacaataatatctataaaattatattattttaaatagaagagttatatattatgaatGTATTTTTCACGATAAATCTAGTAACATCAATTTTATATTATCAATCTATAGATTTTTTAGCTATCGATTATCCAAGAAAAAAAGTTTGATTTTAACTTATATTTTAGATCGGAAGGAGTAAATTAAAATATCTTCGCATTGACAAGAGATAATAAACTCATGCCTTGTTATCAGGTCTCAAGAATTTTTGTACACGATTATGTTGACATTTGCATCTCACTTCATTTTCTTATCCCTCATCGATTATATTTTAGCAGCTCTCTATATATACGCCAATATGTGTCTCTGATCATCACCATTCCTAGCTCGGCCTTGGACTAAGAAATGGCTGCCGATCTCAAGCTCgctgccttcttcctcctcgccgtcgcctcGCTCCCTCTGCTCGTCGTCGCCGACTGCGACTGCGAGGCCAGCACGGATGAAGGCAACGACAAGGCGAGGGCGCTCACGCTCAAGATCGTGGCCATCTTCTGCATCCTATTCGCGAGCTCCGTGGGCTGCGCGATCCCCTCGCTCGGCCGTAGGTTCCCGGCCCTCCGCCCGGACACCGACCTCTTCCTCGCCGTGAAGGCCTTCGCCGCGGGCGTCATCCTCGCCACGGCCTTCGTGCACATGCTCCCGGAGGCCTTCGACAAGCTCGGCTCGCCGTGTCTCGTCGACGGGCCCTGGCAGAAGTTCCCGTTCGCCGGCCTTGTCGCCATGCTCGCCGCCATCGCCACGCTCGTTGTCGATACCATCGCCACGGGCTACTTCCAGCGCGCGCACGCCAAGACCGCCACGTCCGTCGGGGACGTGGAGACTTCGGACCACGCGCACGGCGGCCACGGCCACGCGCACGGCGTGGTGTCCGCGATCGCGTCGTCGTCCACGTCCAACGCCGACGGCGGCGCGCAGCTCATACGCCACCGCGTCATCGCGCAGGTTTAGTTCGAGcagtgcatgcatgatgcatgcacCCGCGTTCATGCATCAAATAAACTTTTACTCCTGCAATAGCATTTTAGCTTATACTTGCATGCTCATTATATATGGATGTGTGTGTTTGCTCATATGTTGTATTGTATGAATTTCTCAAGGTGCTGGAGCTGGGGATCATAGCGCACTCGGTAATCATCGGGATGTCTTTGGGTGCATCTGAGAGTCCCAGCACGATCAAGCCGCTCGTGGCCGCGTTAACGTTTCATCAGTTCTTCGA
This genomic interval carries:
- the LOC133885314 gene encoding zinc transporter 9-like — translated: MAADLKLAAFFLLAVASLPLLVVADCDCEASTDEGNDKARALTLKIVAIFCILFASSVGCAIPSLGRRFPALRPDTDLFLAVKAFAAGVILATAFVHMLPEAFDKLGSPCLVDGPWQKFPFAGLVAMLAAIATLVVDTIATGYFQRAHAKTATSVGDVETSDHAHGGHGHAHGVVSAIASSSTSNADGGAQLIRHRVIAQVLELGIIAHSVIIGMSLGASESPSTIKPLVAALTFHQFFEGIGLGGCIVQAQFRLKSVLTMALFFSLTTPVGVVIGIGISSTYNENSPRALIIEGVLHAAAAGILIYMALVDLLAEDFMNPRVQNNGRLQLIINVSLLVGTALMSMLAIWA